In Flavobacterium hankyongi, the genomic window GAATGAAATTGAAAAGCAAATAAAGGAATCAGATTTAGTGTTGTTATGCGTGCAATTAACATCAAAATTTTTACCAGAAATAGTTTCGTTTTGTGAAAGAAGAAATATCCCATGTTTGGTTCGGACAACGGGAACAATCAGAGAAGTGTCTATATTAGATTTGTCTTTTTTAAAAAAGGTAAGTATGTTTATTCATCATTCTGAAAAAAACGCTTATAATTTAAATAAGCAAATTAATTTACCTTATATCATTATAGATCAATGTGCTCTAAATGAAGATAAATTTTTAGCCTCGGAAATTAAATTAAATAAAGATTTGCGTTTTGGTTATCTTGGAAGACTTACTTCAGAAAAAGGAATTTTACCAACTGCTGAATTTTTTTCTAAAACAAATTTACCTTTTGTAATTGCTGGTGATGGTAATCAAAAGAAAGAACTTTTGGAGATTATTGCAGATAAATCTAATTGTAAATTTATGGGGTCACTAATAAACGAAAATTTAAATTTATTTTTTAATGAAATTGATGTATTAGTTATTCCTTCGTATGAAGAATCAGGACCTTTAGTTGGTTTAGAAGCCATGGCGGCTGGGAAAATTATTATTTCTACAAAAGTAGGAGCTATGGAAGAACGTTTAAACAAACTTCATTGTTTTTGGTTTCAAATTGAAGATTTGTCTACACTTGAATTAGCCATAAGACAGGTTCTAAGTTTAAATGAATCTGAAAGATTAATGATTTCAAAACATAATAGGGAACGGTATTTAGATTATTATTCAATAGCATCCATAACGGAGAAATATTTAGAATCTTTAAACAAAATCAAAAGTTTTTAATATCAAGTTATTATACTGTTTTTTCATTTTTATAATTCTGTTAATTACGTTTTTTTATAAATAGTCTTTTTATTGGTTCGTCATAAAAAAAAAATAAAAACCCTAAACGGTTTAATGTTGTTATCCAGTTATTTTTTCGGATAAGCTTAACGTAACCAATTAGAATTTTATTAATTTACCTATTGACAAAAGTAGTTTTTATAATTGTGAATATTTAAATAAAAAGATGTAGCAATTTTTTCTAAAATTTTAAATAAAGAGTTTTAAAAAAAACATTTTTAGCAGTAAAATATTTTTTCATCATATTTTTCTTAAATAATATAATTTTCTAATGCGAATAGGAACTAATCCTGAAAAACAAAAGGCAAAACAATTGAATTACAAAAAGCACAGGGTAATAATTCCTGTGTATATTCCTGATGATGCCCATGATTATTTTAAGAATCTTGCGGAAGTTTTTTATGCGTCAATACAGTCACTGTTGCAAACCATAGATCCCAAAAATACTGCAATAACAATAATCAATAACAATTCAAAGAAAGAAGTTGGTGCTTTTATTGAGGCGTTACTCCTGCAAAAAAGAATAGATAAATACATAGTTTATTCAGAAAATAAAGGTAAAGTGTATTCCGTTTTACAGGAAGCCCGTTCGTCTTATGAAGATTTTATTACCATTGCTGATGCCGATGTTTTCTTTTTTACAAATTGGCAAAATGAGGTTCATCAGGTATTTGATACATTTAAAAAAATAGGGGTTGTTGGTTTAACTCCAGATCCGCATATGGCTTTTTATTGTAATAATTCATTGTTTTTTGGTTCTTTTTTTTCTGTTAATAAGGGTAAAGTTGTGAACGATTTTGATTTGGAACTTTTTGAAGAAGGAATTAATAAAAAAGATTTTTTCATATCAAAAAATAACAATTGGAAACAAAAACAGTATTATCTGAATAAAAAAGGAGTGAAAGTGGTTATTGGGGCAAGTCATTTTGCTTCCACATACAGAAAACAGGTATTTACTGAAATGAAATTAGAAAAGCCTATTTTTGTTTTTCCTGGAGGAGAACTGAAATTTATTGATACACCAATTGACAAGCTTGGATATTACAGAGTTTCACTAATCAAAGCTTTTGCCTATCATATGGGAAACAATGTTAAACAGGAATTGTTACAATCCTCCTTGGAAAATAAAAAACTGGTTTGTTCAAACACTAGTTTAACTGCTTTAAAACCTTTAGTTTTACCGTATATTATTAAAATTTTTTTTACACGGATTTTTCGAAAATTACTACAGGCATAAACAATGAATAATAATAATTTAGTTTCAATAATAATTGCGACTTACAATCGAGCCGGTTTGATTAAGGAAACACTCGATAGTGTAAGAGATCAAACGTATACGGATTGGGAGTGTATTGTAGTCGACGACGGCTCTTCAGACGATACAGAGCAGGTCGTTTCAGAATATATGGCTATTGATTCCCGTATAAAATTTTTCAATAGACCGTTACATATTCCTAAAGGGCCAAATGGAGCTAGGAATTACGGTATTGATAAATCTAGCGGAAAGTATATTATGTCTTTGGATTCTGATGATTGGTTGTTGCCCAATCATATAGCAGTAAAAATTAAAGTTTTTGATGAAAACCCTACTGCTGATGGTGTGCTTTCAAAAACAATTATGACAAACGATGCTAAAGAAGAAATTAAAAGAGAGCACCGTACAAAATTGTCGGATAATTTAATCGAAGATTTTATTACGTTAAAAATTTCTTGGTACATGCACGATATCATGTGGCGGAAGGAATTTTTGGAAGGAAAAATGCTGTACAATGAAAAATTGCTCAAATGGTTAGACCGTGATTTTCATATAAGAAGATTGGCAGAAAAACCTAAATTGGTTTTAGCTGATACATATCTTACCTTATACCGTATTCATTCGGATTCTAATTCATCAAATGCAAAGTACACTGTGTTGGAAACAAGACATAGGGCAGTACTGGATATACTTGATTTGCTGCAGGGAAAAAAAATGTTAAACTCGACTATAAAACTATTTTTTTTTAAATTTCAAGTGCAAAATTTAATAGTGCTTTATGAGAGCCCTGACTTTTTTAAATTGTATTGGTTGCTAATAAAAAAAACCTTCATTTTTAATTTAAAATACCTTATTTGGATTTCTAAGCTCATTATAGGCTATTGCTCGTTTAAATTAACAGGAAGAGGTTTAAAAATAATACGATAATGATAAGAAGAATATTAAATAAACTGGAAAGTATATATTATTACAGATATTTTTCGAACGTTAAGCATG contains:
- a CDS encoding glycosyltransferase family 4 protein gives rise to the protein MKKKILIAGPIGDFGGRELEVNIIANALKSDFDVSVLSTGYMTGHSFALKNLNSIKWESVPKKIISKNFLLFFLSFFTKIVNRGKLKNYAYLKNSISKKLFDLDKLYQNEIEKQIKESDLVLLCVQLTSKFLPEIVSFCERRNIPCLVRTTGTIREVSILDLSFLKKVSMFIHHSEKNAYNLNKQINLPYIIIDQCALNEDKFLASEIKLNKDLRFGYLGRLTSEKGILPTAEFFSKTNLPFVIAGDGNQKKELLEIIADKSNCKFMGSLINENLNLFFNEIDVLVIPSYEESGPLVGLEAMAAGKIIISTKVGAMEERLNKLHCFWFQIEDLSTLELAIRQVLSLNESERLMISKHNRERYLDYYSIASITEKYLESLNKIKSF
- a CDS encoding glycosyltransferase family 2 protein encodes the protein MNNNNLVSIIIATYNRAGLIKETLDSVRDQTYTDWECIVVDDGSSDDTEQVVSEYMAIDSRIKFFNRPLHIPKGPNGARNYGIDKSSGKYIMSLDSDDWLLPNHIAVKIKVFDENPTADGVLSKTIMTNDAKEEIKREHRTKLSDNLIEDFITLKISWYMHDIMWRKEFLEGKMLYNEKLLKWLDRDFHIRRLAEKPKLVLADTYLTLYRIHSDSNSSNAKYTVLETRHRAVLDILDLLQGKKMLNSTIKLFFFKFQVQNLIVLYESPDFFKLYWLLIKKTFIFNLKYLIWISKLIIGYCSFKLTGRGLKIIR
- a CDS encoding glycosyltransferase family A protein; this encodes MRIGTNPEKQKAKQLNYKKHRVIIPVYIPDDAHDYFKNLAEVFYASIQSLLQTIDPKNTAITIINNNSKKEVGAFIEALLLQKRIDKYIVYSENKGKVYSVLQEARSSYEDFITIADADVFFFTNWQNEVHQVFDTFKKIGVVGLTPDPHMAFYCNNSLFFGSFFSVNKGKVVNDFDLELFEEGINKKDFFISKNNNWKQKQYYLNKKGVKVVIGASHFASTYRKQVFTEMKLEKPIFVFPGGELKFIDTPIDKLGYYRVSLIKAFAYHMGNNVKQELLQSSLENKKLVCSNTSLTALKPLVLPYIIKIFFTRIFRKLLQA